A portion of the Camelus ferus isolate YT-003-E chromosome 16, BCGSAC_Cfer_1.0, whole genome shotgun sequence genome contains these proteins:
- the PSME3 gene encoding proteasome activator complex subunit 3: MASLLKVDQEVKLKVDSFRERITSEAEDLVANFFPKKLLELDSFLKEPILNIHDLTQIHSDMNLPVPDPILLTNSHDGLDGPTYKKRRLDECEEAFQGTKVFVMPNGMLKSNQQLVDIIEKVKPEIRLLIEKCNTVKMWVQLLIPRIEDGNNFGVSIQEETVAELRTVESEAASYLDQISRYYITRAKLVSKIAKYPHVEDYRRTVTEIDEKEYISLRLIISELRNQYVTLHDMILKNIEKIKRPRSSNAETLY; the protein is encoded by the exons ATGGCCTCGTTGCTGAAGGTGGATCAGGAAGTGAAGCTCAAG GTTGATTCTTTCAGGGAGCGGATCACAAGTGAG GCAGAAGACTTGGTGGcaaattttttcccaaagaaattgtTAGAACTTGATAGTTTTTTGAAG GAACCAATCCTAAACATCCATGACCTAACTCAGATCCACTCAGACATGAATCTCCCAGTCCCTGACCCCATTCTTCTCACCAATAGCCATGATGGACTGGACGGT CCCACTTACAAGAAGCGAAGGTTGGATGAATGCGAAGAGGCCTTCCAAG GAACTAAGGTGTTCGTGATGCCCAATGGGATGCTGAAAAGCAACCAGCAGCTGGTGGACATTATTGAGAAAGTGAAGCCTGAGATCCGACTGCTGATCGAGAAATGCAATACG GTCAAAATGTGGGTACAGCTCCTGATTCCTAGGATAGAAGATGGGAACAACTTTGGGGTGTCCATTCAG GAGGAGACAGTTGCAGAACTAAGAACTGTTGAGAGTGAAGCTGCATCTTATCTGGACCAGATTTCTAG ataTTATATTACAAGAGCCAAATTGGTTTCTAAAATAGCTAAATATCCCCATGTG GAGGACTATCGCCGCACAGTGACAGAGAttgatgagaaagaatatatcaGCCTTCGGCTCATCATATCAGAGCTAAGGAATCAATAT GTCACTCTACATGACATGATCCTGAAAAATATTGAGAAGATCAAACGGCCCCGGAGCAGCAACGCAGAGACACTGTActga